The Fulvivirga maritima genome segment TTTTATAGTGGAGACAGTAGCTCTATTACTTTTAAAGTAGGACAATTAACTGGTAATGACATTTTAAAAGCTGATATAGGAATTGCCAATTTCAATGATAGTTTCTCATACGAACTTCCTATGGCACAAGGTCCTGCAGCCCCCACATTTAGTGTAGCTCCACCTGAATGTTTATCTTTAGATGATTCTCAGTTCACAGTTTCCCTCAATGCCATTGAAGGTGAAGAATATGAATGGGGTTTTGGTATTGGCTCTAGCTGGACTTTTGCTGATGGTTCTAGCCCTAATGACCCCTCAATAACAGTAAATACTGATAACAGACAAGGAGAACTTACACTTAAAATAACTGGAAGCTGTAATCAACCCTTAGACACTGCCTTTGTCATAAACAGGTCTTTTGGAAGCAATAATGAAATAACTGGAGAAGAATGTGTGGAAGCAGGAAGCTATGTTACCTACTCAGTTACTAATTCAAACACTAACGTAATCTGGGATTTGCCAGAAGGCTGGAGTAAAGCTGATGCAAACACAACCTTGTCTACCATTACTTTAATCGCAGGAGAGACAGGCGGTGTAATAACTGCTCAATCTGCTAATTGTGGTAATGACGCTTTAACCTTTGATGTAACTATTAAACCAAACACTCCTGCTACAATCGATGGACCTACATGCTTAGAATTTGGCTTTGATGAAGAAGTAACATACAGCGTACCTGCTGTTGATAATGCTACCGGATACCAGTGGACTTTCCCTAGTAGCTTCTCTCCCAGCTCATTAACCACTACGTCACCATCTGCAACCACCACTGCTGGCTTCTTTAATGGGAACAGCTCAGTTTCTGTAATAGCCCTTGGTTGTGAGAATAGCGAATCAAGCTCATTAACAATTGCTTATGCTCCTGAAACGCCTGTTATCTCTGGACCTTCATGCTTAACCGAAACAGACCTGAATGCAAGTCTTACCTACAGTGTAGCAGCTCAACAAGGAGTTTCCTTTAACTGGTCTCTCCCTTCAGGATGGACATTCGTATCTAACAATACCCATCTTAATTCTATAACTGTAGCGCCTAATGGCAATGCTGTAGGAACTGTGAGCGTGTCAGCCGTAGGGTGTACAACCACCGCACCAAGTACCTTAGACGTATCTACAGCGGGTGACGGAGGCTATGAGTTTATAATCACACAGCCGTTTGGAGCTGGAATATATCAAATCACCACCACTTCTGGCGGGTATAATTTCAGTACTTATAATCAACTTATATGGTATTTAAATGGAAACGTTGTAAGCTCTAATACCATCATTTATGCTCCTGGTAATTGTGCTGAAGGAGAATTATCAGTAGAAATTATTGATAACACTGAGTGTATCAATACCACAACTTCAATTATAAATGAATGCTCTAATGGTTCTTCTGCGGCCAGAACCACGAACAACCTTACCGAAGAAGAAAAAATTGCGAACAAAATGCAATTTAAGGTTTCTCCTAACCCTGTTAGCAATAAGCTAAAAATAGCTTTACCAGAAACCGCTTCTCAATTCACTATTAGAGTTATAGACCTTAATGGTAAAACAATAATTACTGAGCAAACGAAAAATGAAAGTGCCACACTTAAACTGGGAGGTTTAGAAAGAGGAACTTATATCATATTAGCTGAAGACGGGGATCAACAGTATATAGAAAAAATCATTAAAGAATAAATCTATCCAAATAACAAAACCAAAAAAAGCTCGGAATTATAGAAATTCCGAGCTTTTATGCTCTAAGCCGTGTGGCAGATTATGATTTTCACAAAAAACACCCCAACAGGGGCACTTGGATTTCAAATTCATTAACGATTGTAGCTGAAAATAAAAATATACACAAAAAATTAGTCAATAAATTGATAAAATTTGAACAAAAAACATCTTTTATTAACTTTGAAATATCAATTAACGAATTGATCTACACTGTAGGGTGATGAAACAGGCAGACATGCCCTCCGGTCTCGGGGGTGGAGGTCACGGGATAAACTCTTTCAGGTATCCAATAACACTTAAAAGCACTAACCGCTCCGTGGAGGTTCGAATCCTCCCTCTACAGCAAAGGCAATAGCCTTTTTTCAAATAGTGAGAATTCCTTGTATTGCACAGAATGTTTAAACAGCTACCTGACGCTTTCCTAATCATCAGGTAGTTTGTTTAACTTCTTATTTTATTACTTCAGGGTCTAACTCCAGCTTGTAAAGCATATCTCGTTTATTTCCTATATAAGCTTCAAAATAGAACTTCAGATGTTTACCTATCAAAACATCATCGATATGGAACTGCTTCAAGTCATTTCCAGCTACATTACGAAGGTCGAATAATATATAATGTTCCTTTTCTCCTGTTATGTCGTTGATGGTATAAACTGAAATAAATCCACCAGCTCCTCCTCTATGAATATCCGGCCTGTCATTATCTGCAATATTGGCATTCTTAATATGATCAGGCATCATAAAGTAGTGAGTTTTATTCTTATCATAATAAGTGTAAAGAGCCCCTATATTCTGGTATGAGTGTGTGTTATCAGCACCCCCAATATGGTGTTTGTTTATATTCTTAGCCCACAAGACTTCACCTGCTGCATTTATTTTCATACCAACTACATCCTCTAAATGCAAGATATCTCTGGTTCTTCCCATATCATATTCACTCAAAATATAGCTAACCTCGCCCCATAACATCCAACTACCATCTTTCCTAGGCTCAACTTCTTTCAGCACCAAATTTCTTATTCCTAGATCGTAATCTTTCTCAATAAATTCAACTGAATCCCTTTTAGGCATCACATCATACAACAATTGCTTCGGGAAAAGCACTTTCTTCTCATCTAGAATTTTTCCTTCCTTTGTAATCTGAGCCATATACACTCCCTTAGCACTCACTTCATTATCTATTTTAGCCAAGCTGTGCCTTTTTTCAATATGATCACCAAAATAGCCTATCATCATAAAGTTACCGGTAGTGTCTTCTCTGAGAGTAACATCATTCATATAAGCCAGTTCTTCAGATTCCAGAAGATTTAAACTCACCTCACCGTCCATAAATTTAATGAAGTGATATTTTTCTTCTGCTCTTATTAAGCCATAGATAGTACCATCATTTGCTAATTCAATATCTAAATACTCTACCTCATCTCTTTGATATGGAAAGTCTAACACTCCACGAGTCAACTCATTTAGGTTATCATCAAAAACATAAGCCAAGACTTTTTCATCTTGATCATTAACACTGTTTTTAATACGATAACAAAATAGCAGTTTTGATTTATCCTGAGAAAGGTAAGGGTGAAAGAGAGGTCTTTTGAAAGCATACTTTAGTCCCTTTGCCACTGAAAATAACAATTTATATTCTTTAAGCCGCAAACTTTCCAAATCAACTTCACTAATGTACAAATCCCAATCAGCCAGCAAGTTCTTTTGATCTGTAAAAAATAAATATACCTTGCCTTGTTTTTTTAATAGCGCTTGTGGAACGTAGCGCTTAGACATACTTTCGTCTGTATTCTGCTTAATTTGATACAAGTGCTGTGCATCAAATTCCTGAAAGACAACCCCTTTCTTCTGAAATTTGACACTTAAAATTTGTGTACTATCATTTATAAATGTGAAAATCTCTTCATAATTGTCTTCAACGTTATAGAAATTGCCCCATTCTAGTTTATATCCGTCCGACAGCTGCTGACCACTGACCGTAAAAAAAGATGAAAAAATGAAAATGATTAAAAAATATAAGTGCTTCATATTGTGAAATTTGGCACTAATTTAAAAAATTGATCCTTTTGCTACTCACCAAATGATATATCT includes the following:
- a CDS encoding T9SS type A sorting domain-containing protein, encoding MKISKLFFLFFLLCFSSIKAQEIQKKNGNLYSPIDNYDVVDFNSSNTEYRLSNPDEKPIEDIRWYTRGDLKIVGNNNGFTVQVESRNVKEPSKPGYGKGRLYVSYEVDGAEKVCGTRTVSVDIYKSFGEQSNVRIVGGSCILTGDTVTYSIDPLVSVNINDQIGIDLYEWDVPNNWDVLFYSGDSSSITFKVGQLTGNDILKADIGIANFNDSFSYELPMAQGPAAPTFSVAPPECLSLDDSQFTVSLNAIEGEEYEWGFGIGSSWTFADGSSPNDPSITVNTDNRQGELTLKITGSCNQPLDTAFVINRSFGSNNEITGEECVEAGSYVTYSVTNSNTNVIWDLPEGWSKADANTTLSTITLIAGETGGVITAQSANCGNDALTFDVTIKPNTPATIDGPTCLEFGFDEEVTYSVPAVDNATGYQWTFPSSFSPSSLTTTSPSATTTAGFFNGNSSVSVIALGCENSESSSLTIAYAPETPVISGPSCLTETDLNASLTYSVAAQQGVSFNWSLPSGWTFVSNNTHLNSITVAPNGNAVGTVSVSAVGCTTTAPSTLDVSTAGDGGYEFIITQPFGAGIYQITTTSGGYNFSTYNQLIWYLNGNVVSSNTIIYAPGNCAEGELSVEIIDNTECINTTTSIINECSNGSSAARTTNNLTEEEKIANKMQFKVSPNPVSNKLKIALPETASQFTIRVIDLNGKTIITEQTKNESATLKLGGLERGTYIILAEDGDQQYIEKIIKE